The Desertifilum tharense IPPAS B-1220 genome includes a region encoding these proteins:
- the rplL gene encoding 50S ribosomal protein L7/L12 gives MSAATDEILEKLKSLTLLEAADLVKQIEEAFGVSAAAPVGGMMMAAPGVAAPAEEVEEKTEFDVILEEVPADKKIAVLKVVRTLTGLGLKEAKDLVEAAPKPVKEGAAKDAAEDAKKQLEEAGAKVSIK, from the coding sequence ATGTCTGCTGCAACTGATGAAATTTTGGAAAAGTTAAAATCTCTGACCCTGCTCGAAGCTGCTGACTTAGTGAAGCAAATCGAAGAAGCTTTCGGCGTTAGCGCTGCGGCTCCCGTAGGTGGCATGATGATGGCCGCTCCTGGCGTTGCGGCTCCGGCTGAGGAAGTTGAAGAGAAGACCGAATTTGACGTAATTCTCGAAGAAGTTCCCGCTGACAAGAAAATTGCGGTTCTTAAAGTGGTTCGTACCCTCACAGGTTTGGGCCTCAAAGAAGCAAAAGACTTGGTGGAAGCTGCACCCAAGCCAGTTAAGGAAGGCGCTGCTAAAGATGCGGCTGAAGATGCGAAGAAGCAGCTTGAAGAAGCAGGCGCTAAAGTCAGCATCAAGTAA
- the rplJ gene encoding 50S ribosomal protein L10 yields the protein MGRTLEQKKEIVEELKQSLSESQMVFVINYQGLSVAEITNLRRQLRPTGTDCKVTKNTLMRIAVDGNEAWEPMKDLLSDSSAFMLVREDISGAIKAYQAFQKATKKTELRGGVMEGRALSEAEVKALGDLPSKEVLMAQIAGAINALATKIAVGINEVPASVARGLQAYADKDKEGGE from the coding sequence ATGGGTAGAACACTCGAACAGAAGAAAGAGATTGTTGAAGAGCTTAAGCAAAGCTTGAGCGAGTCGCAGATGGTCTTTGTAATCAACTACCAAGGCCTATCTGTAGCGGAAATTACCAACCTGCGTCGGCAATTGCGTCCCACAGGCACCGACTGCAAAGTCACCAAAAACACGCTGATGCGGATTGCGGTAGACGGCAACGAAGCCTGGGAACCGATGAAAGACCTGCTGTCTGACTCATCTGCATTCATGTTGGTGAGAGAAGACATCAGCGGCGCAATTAAAGCCTACCAAGCGTTCCAAAAAGCCACCAAGAAGACCGAACTTCGCGGCGGCGTTATGGAAGGACGTGCTTTAAGCGAAGCCGAAGTTAAAGCTCTGGGTGACTTACCCTCTAAGGAAGTCCTCATGGCGCAAATCGCAGGCGCAATCAACGCCTTGGCAACCAAGATTGCCGTTGGGATCAACGAAGTTCCCGCGTCCGTGGCCAGAGGCCTCCAAGCCTACGCCGACAAAGACAAAGAAGGTGGGGAATAA
- a CDS encoding GIY-YIG nuclease family protein, with protein MNPTDLPQLQHLDFLPYLDETGHLPTDLQGKIGVYAIFDREKNLQFINYSRDIFLSLKQHLVRQPDCCYWIKAQTIERPNRTLLESIREAWLQENHNALVEQNLDSSLWTDPIDAKPTMTPEEIATYEASDGIEQTKLLKNVARRVEAQIKQQLELRGVQEEIRFNPKLKEKGLLDLK; from the coding sequence ATGAATCCAACTGATTTACCCCAACTTCAACACCTAGATTTTTTACCCTATCTGGATGAAACGGGGCACTTGCCTACAGATTTACAAGGAAAAATTGGCGTTTACGCCATTTTCGATCGAGAAAAGAATCTGCAATTTATTAATTATTCTCGCGATATTTTCTTAAGCTTAAAACAGCACTTAGTTCGCCAACCCGACTGCTGTTATTGGATTAAAGCTCAAACCATTGAACGTCCCAACCGCACCTTATTAGAGTCTATTCGCGAGGCTTGGTTGCAAGAAAATCATAATGCTCTGGTCGAACAAAACTTAGACTCTAGCCTTTGGACCGATCCAATTGATGCCAAGCCTACCATGACCCCGGAAGAAATTGCCACCTATGAAGCTAGTGATGGCATAGAGCAAACCAAACTTCTGAAGAATGTAGCGCGGCGAGTGGAAGCGCAAATTAAGCAACAACTGGAATTGCGAGGCGTTCAAGAGGAAATTCGCTTTAACCCCAAATTAAAAGAGAAAGGGCTGCTGGATTTGAAATAG